One Deltaproteobacteria bacterium DNA window includes the following coding sequences:
- a CDS encoding M3 family oligoendopeptidase, with the protein MTSSDTIARGEVPNLPTDPEIFATSPWEPVQGAFRALAAAKLDASTLSAWLDDWTRLHALIDETYNVLAVAAACDTENTEKEKRYQQYVERIQLPAQAEADALKRKLVESGLAPEGFTVPLRQMRADIEIFREANQPLKVKEHELRQRYRKITGAQMVEWDGERKTVAQLGPVLQETDRARREAAWRAQMTRWLQDRDAIDALWAEFLDVRLPMAANAGFANYRDYAWKVMGRFDYSPADCAAFRDAIEQTVVPAARRIYAKRRARLGVDRLRPWDLNVEIRGSEPLRPFANGTQLEERAATIFERLDPVLGGYFGAMRAEGLLDLENREGKAPGGFCTGFDQRRRPFILMNAVGIHNDVQTMLHEAGHAFHAFEVYRLPHHQRWAAPMEFCEVASMSMELLAAPCLSAPGAFYSDADAARARIEHLEEIVLFWPYMAVVDAFQHWVYEHPADARDARRCDAMWAGLWARFMDGVDWTDLETEAATGWHRKLHIHLYPFYYVEYGLAQLGAVQVFGNSLADPTRALAGYKRALAIGAGTLPELFAAADVKFAFDARTLGAAVNLVEQAMDSLEGAASV; encoded by the coding sequence ATGACATCTAGCGACACGATCGCGCGCGGCGAAGTTCCGAATCTGCCCACCGATCCCGAAATATTCGCAACCTCGCCGTGGGAACCCGTGCAGGGTGCGTTTCGTGCCCTCGCCGCGGCCAAGCTCGACGCATCGACGTTGAGCGCGTGGCTCGACGATTGGACGCGCCTGCACGCCCTGATCGACGAGACTTACAACGTCCTGGCCGTCGCCGCCGCCTGCGACACCGAGAACACCGAAAAAGAGAAGCGCTATCAACAATACGTCGAGCGCATTCAATTGCCCGCGCAGGCCGAGGCTGACGCGCTCAAGAGAAAGCTCGTCGAAAGCGGTCTCGCGCCCGAGGGTTTCACGGTTCCATTGCGCCAGATGCGGGCCGATATCGAGATCTTTCGCGAGGCGAACCAGCCGCTGAAGGTGAAGGAGCACGAACTGCGCCAGCGCTATCGCAAGATCACCGGCGCGCAGATGGTGGAATGGGACGGCGAACGAAAGACCGTGGCGCAGCTCGGCCCGGTGCTGCAGGAGACGGACCGCGCGCGGCGCGAAGCCGCGTGGCGCGCCCAGATGACGCGGTGGCTGCAGGATCGCGACGCCATCGACGCGTTGTGGGCCGAGTTCTTGGACGTGCGTCTGCCGATGGCGGCCAACGCGGGATTCGCGAACTACCGCGACTACGCGTGGAAGGTGATGGGTCGATTCGATTATTCCCCGGCGGACTGCGCCGCGTTTCGCGACGCGATCGAACAGACGGTCGTCCCTGCGGCGCGGCGCATCTACGCGAAGCGCCGTGCGCGGCTCGGCGTCGATCGGCTGCGCCCGTGGGATCTGAATGTGGAAATTCGCGGGAGTGAACCGCTGCGGCCGTTTGCGAACGGTACCCAGTTGGAGGAGCGAGCCGCGACGATCTTCGAACGGCTCGATCCGGTGCTCGGCGGATACTTCGGGGCCATGCGCGCCGAGGGATTGCTCGATCTCGAAAACCGCGAGGGGAAAGCGCCGGGCGGTTTTTGCACCGGCTTCGATCAGCGCCGCCGCCCGTTCATCCTCATGAACGCGGTGGGCATCCACAACGACGTGCAGACCATGTTGCACGAGGCGGGGCACGCGTTTCACGCATTTGAGGTCTACCGCCTGCCGCACCACCAGCGCTGGGCCGCGCCGATGGAGTTTTGCGAGGTCGCGTCGATGAGCATGGAGCTGCTCGCCGCGCCGTGCCTTTCCGCGCCGGGGGCATTTTACTCCGACGCCGATGCGGCCCGGGCGCGCATCGAACATCTCGAGGAGATCGTGCTCTTCTGGCCGTACATGGCGGTCGTCGATGCGTTTCAGCACTGGGTATACGAGCACCCCGCCGATGCGCGGGATGCGCGGCGTTGCGACGCAATGTGGGCCGGACTGTGGGCGCGGTTCATGGACGGCGTGGACTGGACGGATCTGGAAACCGAAGCGGCGACGGGCTGGCACCGCAAGCTGCACATTCACCTGTATCCGTTCTATTACGTGGAGTACGGGCTCGCGCAGCTTGGGGCGGTGCAGGTGTTCGGCAATTCGCTCGCCGATCCCACGCGCGCGCTGGCGGGCTACAAGCGGGCGCTGGCGATCGGGGCGGGCACGCTGCCCGAGCTCTTCGCCGCGGCTGACGTGAAGTTCGCGTTCGACGCGCGGACGCTGGGCGCGGCGGTGAATCTGGTGGAACAGGCGATGGATTCGCTCGAGGGCGCGGCGTCTGTCTGA
- a CDS encoding phosphatidylserine/phosphatidylglycerophosphate/cardiolipin synthase family protein: MFRRVLVIAEIPEGAGRAIETARRLATHPERVHLVGLSPVSPFLKFQNDPWDDLLDVLNRADAQLARLRAELTVWCADVTSEPALELRDEDLRASAKGCGADVIVVGPIASRLPTDLVDMVALTVQSVRIPVVVATAGDEGDDAPIRRLLFPFDGKPQSAAAFAGFARERTGPDHELGFFALRPVKALAPEDIDANARVAGLSCTVRFAQSDAKLLELRAAIPSRIAEWRSQMLCVLLDAEWGVTHWLGGVFVVWALRELRIPVALVPTETHGLSLYLDPETLCAADVFVGESPLTLYVERVNVLGMPQPLNQTHVAIIDRGELRAVAYAHNGYLTIREDEFSIARSADFLGLGRVSDGRWRDPVASLETKAAIVRPARPVLLVDAEFRAESLARLHTLHENESGIDIFGVKLALNTRLDEAKERFLAAGFASPRVFEAGQILGSGRLSDVPGGFEAVLLARAAARLRSRGVDVVAIAHGSAQGVDARGFATFTSADLDALEPEALSARIFEARTAVNPEDASIGQRLDATTASRRIGGNRVGIVLDNAEARRTLVALIDEAHERLHIQTYIVHDEESSREIAAALVRAAQRGVKVRFLVDALYSLHETMGIKNPFMERLAPVAGIEVAANRPIEGMPSINDLKRRDHRKLVIVDGCRAIVTGRNLADTYYRGFDEIALTHETPGAQIPWFDAGACVEGPIVEQVETSFLGAWVAAGREPFDVVAPPPVGSVAARFVVHRGLRDAYTLEAYLALIDAATRDLLVVNTFPMQFEILRALRNAVGRGVRVRVLVGHVRPMWSDRDAEGVYFPGGAIRELATQVVHGRIDELVEAGAEAYEYVAPPGPAWGCDLGAVRAHVHAKMICADGRWCAIGSANLDITAGYWESEALLVVEDAAFATDVEARFESILAASIPIDRDDPRWRERAEERAWLSKNWPSLLG; encoded by the coding sequence ATGTTTCGCCGGGTTCTCGTCATCGCGGAAATCCCCGAAGGGGCGGGGCGGGCGATCGAAACCGCGCGACGACTCGCGACACATCCTGAGCGCGTTCATCTGGTGGGACTCTCGCCCGTTTCACCGTTTCTGAAATTCCAGAACGACCCGTGGGACGATCTGCTCGACGTGCTCAATCGGGCGGACGCGCAACTCGCCCGGCTGCGCGCCGAACTCACGGTCTGGTGCGCGGACGTCACGTCGGAACCCGCGCTGGAACTGCGCGACGAAGACCTGCGCGCGTCGGCGAAAGGCTGCGGCGCGGACGTCATCGTCGTCGGACCCATCGCGTCGCGACTGCCGACCGATCTCGTGGACATGGTTGCGCTCACGGTGCAGTCCGTCCGCATCCCGGTCGTGGTGGCGACGGCCGGGGACGAAGGCGACGATGCGCCGATCCGCCGCCTGCTTTTTCCCTTCGACGGCAAGCCGCAGAGCGCCGCGGCCTTTGCGGGATTTGCGCGCGAACGCACGGGGCCGGACCACGAACTCGGATTCTTCGCGCTGCGTCCCGTCAAGGCCCTCGCGCCGGAGGACATCGACGCGAACGCCCGCGTGGCCGGACTCTCGTGCACGGTTCGCTTCGCGCAAAGCGACGCGAAGCTGCTCGAGCTACGCGCGGCGATCCCGTCGCGCATCGCCGAGTGGCGATCCCAGATGCTGTGCGTGCTGCTCGATGCGGAATGGGGGGTCACGCATTGGCTCGGCGGTGTGTTCGTCGTCTGGGCGCTTCGCGAGCTGCGCATTCCCGTGGCCCTGGTCCCCACCGAAACACATGGACTTTCGCTCTATCTCGATCCCGAGACGCTGTGCGCCGCGGACGTCTTCGTCGGCGAATCGCCACTCACCCTGTACGTCGAGCGTGTCAACGTGCTCGGCATGCCGCAGCCGCTGAATCAGACGCACGTCGCCATCATCGATCGCGGCGAATTGCGCGCCGTCGCGTACGCCCACAACGGCTATCTGACGATCCGCGAGGATGAATTCTCCATCGCGCGCTCGGCGGATTTCCTGGGACTCGGTCGCGTGTCGGACGGGCGGTGGCGCGATCCGGTGGCATCTCTAGAGACGAAGGCGGCGATCGTGCGCCCCGCGCGGCCGGTGCTGCTCGTCGATGCCGAGTTTCGCGCGGAGTCGCTCGCGCGGCTGCACACGTTGCACGAAAACGAGAGCGGCATCGACATCTTCGGCGTGAAACTCGCGCTCAACACGCGGCTCGACGAGGCCAAGGAGCGTTTCCTCGCCGCGGGTTTCGCGTCGCCGCGCGTTTTCGAGGCGGGGCAGATTTTGGGATCGGGGCGCCTTTCCGATGTGCCGGGGGGCTTCGAGGCCGTGCTGCTCGCGCGCGCGGCCGCGCGTCTACGTTCGCGCGGCGTCGATGTGGTCGCCATCGCGCACGGGTCCGCGCAGGGCGTGGACGCGAGGGGGTTTGCGACGTTCACGAGCGCCGACCTCGACGCGCTGGAGCCGGAGGCACTGTCGGCGCGGATCTTCGAGGCGCGCACGGCGGTCAACCCCGAAGACGCGTCGATCGGTCAACGGCTCGACGCGACCACGGCCTCTCGGCGCATCGGCGGAAACCGCGTGGGCATCGTGCTCGACAACGCGGAGGCGCGACGCACGCTCGTCGCGCTGATCGACGAAGCGCACGAGCGTTTGCACATCCAGACGTATATCGTGCACGACGAGGAATCCTCGCGCGAGATCGCCGCGGCGTTAGTGCGCGCGGCGCAACGCGGCGTGAAGGTGCGTTTTCTGGTCGACGCGCTCTACAGCCTTCACGAGACGATGGGGATCAAGAACCCGTTCATGGAGCGGCTGGCGCCGGTTGCGGGCATCGAGGTCGCGGCGAATCGGCCGATCGAGGGCATGCCGTCGATTAACGATCTCAAACGTCGCGACCACCGCAAGTTGGTGATCGTGGACGGTTGCCGGGCGATTGTGACCGGGCGCAACCTCGCCGACACCTACTATCGGGGCTTTGACGAAATCGCACTGACGCACGAGACGCCCGGCGCACAGATTCCTTGGTTCGACGCGGGTGCGTGCGTCGAAGGCCCGATCGTGGAGCAGGTCGAGACGTCATTTCTCGGCGCGTGGGTCGCCGCGGGGCGCGAGCCGTTCGACGTCGTCGCGCCGCCGCCGGTGGGGTCCGTCGCCGCGCGGTTCGTCGTGCATCGCGGCCTGCGCGACGCGTACACGCTCGAGGCGTATCTCGCGCTCATCGATGCCGCGACGCGCGACCTGCTCGTCGTCAACACCTTCCCCATGCAGTTCGAAATCCTGCGCGCGCTCCGAAACGCCGTGGGTCGTGGCGTGCGTGTGCGGGTGTTGGTCGGCCACGTGCGGCCGATGTGGAGTGATCGGGATGCCGAGGGTGTGTACTTTCCCGGCGGAGCGATCCGCGAGCTCGCCACGCAGGTCGTGCACGGTCGCATCGACGAGCTGGTCGAGGCCGGCGCCGAGGCGTACGAATACGTCGCCCCGCCCGGGCCGGCGTGGGGATGCGATCTGGGCGCCGTGCGCGCGCACGTCCATGCAAAAATGATCTGCGCCGACGGCCGGTGGTGCGCGATCGGCAGCGCGAATCTGGACATCACCGCGGGCTACTGGGAGAGCGAGGCGCTGCTCGTCGTCGAGGATGCCGCGTTCGCGACGGATGTCGAGGCGCGCTTCGAGTCGATCCTCGCCGCGTCGATCCCCATCGACCGCGACGACCCCAGGTGGCGCGAGCGGGCCGAGGAGCGCGCGTGGCTGTCGAAGAACTGGCCGAGCCTGCTGGGGTAA
- a CDS encoding alpha/beta hydrolase → MISIDVPIEEFTVTSADGTRIQAYRCGAGPHKWLLPPGMGTPLSCWKYLFEFFCEKMTIVTWEPRGCYRSEKPRDISRLAVDDHVEDALEVVRGAGWDRERFVTGGWSMGVELGLEIYHHLPRNVIALVLINGAFEHVLKTAFGLPKADVFFRALAQGLYRAGPLLADLPGWLLTQPWSMNLIKSLRLVSANENFFAEVATDFKDLDFPTYFLMIKRLDEHSSRPILTTVRVPTLITAGTADKMTPARVSEEMHADIAGSELFLIPNGTHYATLEYPEIVNLRLEHFFRRRVFSATWDAPGGERGVGAA, encoded by the coding sequence ATGATCTCGATCGATGTCCCCATTGAGGAATTCACCGTCACGAGCGCCGACGGCACGCGGATTCAGGCGTATCGTTGCGGCGCGGGACCGCACAAATGGCTGTTGCCGCCCGGAATGGGCACGCCGCTGTCGTGCTGGAAATATCTCTTCGAGTTCTTTTGCGAGAAAATGACGATCGTGACGTGGGAGCCGCGCGGGTGTTACCGATCCGAGAAGCCGCGCGACATCTCGCGCCTCGCCGTGGACGATCACGTCGAGGATGCGCTGGAGGTCGTGCGCGGCGCGGGGTGGGATCGCGAGCGGTTCGTCACCGGCGGCTGGAGCATGGGCGTCGAGCTCGGTCTAGAGATTTACCATCATCTGCCGCGCAATGTGATCGCCCTCGTGCTCATCAACGGCGCGTTCGAGCACGTGCTCAAGACCGCGTTCGGCCTGCCCAAGGCCGACGTGTTCTTCCGCGCGCTCGCGCAGGGGCTCTACCGCGCCGGCCCGCTTCTCGCCGACCTTCCCGGATGGCTGCTCACGCAGCCGTGGTCGATGAACCTCATCAAGTCGCTGCGTCTGGTGAGCGCGAACGAAAATTTCTTCGCCGAGGTCGCGACCGACTTCAAGGATCTCGACTTCCCGACGTACTTCCTGATGATCAAGCGACTCGACGAACATTCGTCGCGGCCGATTCTCACCACGGTGCGCGTGCCGACCCTCATCACGGCCGGAACTGCGGACAAGATGACGCCGGCTCGGGTGTCCGAGGAGATGCACGCGGATATCGCCGGCAGCGAACTGTTTCTGATTCCCAACGGAACGCACTACGCGACGCTCGAATACCCCGAGATCGTCAATTTGCGCCTCGAACACTTCTTCCGGCGTCGCGTATTTTCCGCCACGTGGGATGCGCCCGGCGGAGAGCGGGGCGTCGGAGCGGCCTGA